From the Bacillus tuaregi genome, one window contains:
- a CDS encoding RelA/SpoT family protein, translating to MANDQVLTAEQVIDRTKGYLNDEDVEFVRRAYEFARHAHRLQYRKSGEPYIIHPIQVAGILADLEMDPSTVAAGFLHDVVEDTEASLQDLKEAFSDEVAMLVDGVTKLGKIKYKSHEEQQAENHRKMFVAMAQDIRVIMIKLADRLHNMRTLKHLPAEKQRRIANETLEIFAPLANRLGISTIKWELEDTALRYLNPQQYYRIVNLMKKKRAEREQYLDEVIVELQKHMEEVGIKAEMSGRPKHIYSIYRKMARQNKQFNEIYDLLAIRIVVNSIKDCYAVLGIIHTCWKPMPGRFKDYIAMPKPNMYQSLHTTVIGPKGDPLEVQIRTVEMHRIAEFGIAAHWAYKEGKTLQEKSTFEDKLTWFREILEFQDDTVNAEEFMESLKVDLFSDMVFVFTPKGDVIELPAGSVPIDFAYRIHSEIGNKTIGAKVNGKMVTLDYKLKTGDIIEILTSKHSYGPSQDWLKLAQTSQAKNKIRAFFKKQRREENIVKGREQVEKEIRLMEFDLKEILTLDNIKRVVEKFNFTNEEDMYAAVGYNGITALQVANRLTEKWRKKRDQEQVANLSNAVSELKTLPTKKKRESGVRVEGIDNLLIRLSRCCNPVPGDEIVGFITKGRGVSVHRKDCPNIVTDDAKERLIPVEWESGLNDRKEYNVEIEITGFDRRGLLNEVLQAVNESKTDISTVSGRTDRNKMVTITMSISILNVSHLQKVVDRIKQIPDLYAVRRIMN from the coding sequence ATGGCGAACGATCAAGTATTAACCGCCGAACAAGTCATCGATAGAACAAAGGGTTATTTAAACGATGAGGATGTAGAGTTCGTTCGAAGGGCGTATGAATTTGCCAGACATGCACATCGTTTACAATACAGAAAATCAGGTGAACCGTATATTATCCATCCGATTCAGGTGGCAGGGATACTTGCTGACTTAGAAATGGATCCTTCTACGGTCGCAGCTGGATTTCTTCACGACGTTGTTGAAGATACAGAAGCTTCTCTACAAGATTTGAAGGAAGCCTTTAGCGATGAAGTGGCTATGCTCGTCGATGGTGTTACAAAGCTCGGTAAAATTAAATATAAGTCACACGAGGAACAGCAAGCAGAAAATCATCGAAAGATGTTTGTGGCTATGGCGCAGGATATACGCGTCATCATGATAAAATTGGCTGACAGGCTTCATAATATGCGGACATTAAAGCATTTGCCAGCAGAAAAACAACGTCGTATTGCCAATGAAACATTGGAAATTTTTGCTCCCTTAGCGAATCGGCTGGGGATTTCTACTATCAAATGGGAGCTTGAAGATACTGCATTACGGTATTTAAATCCGCAGCAATACTATCGAATTGTGAACCTGATGAAGAAGAAGCGGGCAGAACGCGAGCAATACTTGGATGAGGTCATTGTTGAGCTCCAGAAGCATATGGAGGAAGTAGGAATAAAGGCGGAAATGTCTGGAAGGCCAAAGCATATTTATAGCATTTATCGTAAAATGGCCCGTCAAAATAAGCAATTTAATGAAATTTATGATTTATTGGCCATCCGTATTGTGGTTAATTCGATCAAGGATTGCTATGCTGTTCTTGGCATCATTCATACATGCTGGAAACCAATGCCGGGACGTTTTAAGGATTATATTGCGATGCCAAAGCCGAATATGTATCAGTCCCTGCATACGACCGTCATTGGACCTAAGGGTGATCCGCTAGAAGTTCAAATCCGTACGGTTGAAATGCACCGAATTGCTGAATTCGGAATTGCGGCACACTGGGCCTATAAAGAAGGCAAGACGCTGCAGGAGAAATCGACCTTCGAGGATAAATTAACCTGGTTCCGTGAAATATTAGAATTTCAGGATGATACGGTCAATGCAGAGGAGTTCATGGAGTCGTTAAAGGTTGACCTGTTCTCTGATATGGTTTTTGTGTTTACACCAAAGGGTGATGTCATTGAGCTTCCCGCGGGTTCTGTACCAATTGATTTTGCTTACCGAATTCATTCTGAAATTGGTAATAAAACCATTGGTGCAAAAGTGAATGGTAAGATGGTCACCCTCGATTATAAATTAAAAACCGGGGACATTATTGAAATTTTAACGTCTAAACATTCCTATGGACCAAGTCAGGACTGGCTGAAGCTTGCCCAAACCTCACAGGCAAAGAATAAAATTAGAGCCTTCTTTAAAAAGCAAAGAAGAGAAGAGAATATTGTCAAAGGCCGTGAGCAGGTGGAAAAGGAAATCCGCCTAATGGAATTTGATTTAAAGGAAATATTAACACTTGATAATATTAAGCGGGTTGTCGAAAAGTTTAACTTCACTAATGAGGAAGATATGTATGCTGCTGTTGGCTACAATGGCATTACCGCCTTGCAGGTGGCCAACCGTCTAACAGAAAAGTGGCGTAAAAAGCGTGACCAGGAGCAGGTTGCCAATCTATCCAATGCGGTTTCAGAACTGAAAACACTTCCGACAAAGAAAAAACGGGAATCGGGTGTCCGGGTCGAAGGAATCGATAATCTCCTGATTCGTCTCTCCCGCTGCTGTAATCCTGTTCCTGGCGATGAAATTGTTGGCTTTATCACAAAGGGAAGAGGAGTATCTGTTCACCGCAAGGACTGTCCAAATATCGTGACAGATGATGCAAAGGAAAGGCTCATACCGGTTGAATGGGAATCCGGCTTAAATGACAGGAAAGAGTACAATGTCGAGATTGAAATAACCGGCTTTGACAGAAGAGGTCTTCTAAATGAGGTTCTCCAGGCTGTTAATGAGTCAAAGACTGATATTTCAACCGTATCAGGACGTACGGACCGCAATAAAATGGTCACGATTACGATGTCCATTTCAATCCTTAATGTCAGTCATTTGCAAAAAGTGGTGGATCGAATTAAGCAAATTCCTGATCTTTATGCAGTTAGAAGAATCATGAATTAA
- a CDS encoding adenine phosphoribosyltransferase, producing the protein MDLKKFITVVEDWPKPGISFKDITTLMDNGEAYKYATDQIVQYARDKEIDLVVGPEARGFIIGCPVAYSLGVGFAPVRKEGKLPRETVKVDYGLEYGKDVLTIHKDAIKPGQRVLITDDLLATGGTILATIQLVEQLGGVVAGIAFLIELSDLGGRHKLENHDILTLMSF; encoded by the coding sequence ATGGACTTGAAGAAATTTATTACTGTCGTAGAGGATTGGCCCAAACCGGGAATAAGCTTTAAAGATATTACGACATTAATGGATAATGGAGAAGCATATAAATACGCTACAGACCAAATCGTTCAATATGCCCGTGACAAAGAAATCGATCTTGTGGTCGGTCCTGAAGCACGCGGATTTATTATTGGCTGTCCTGTTGCCTATTCCCTTGGCGTTGGCTTTGCGCCTGTTCGTAAAGAGGGGAAGCTACCTCGTGAAACCGTTAAAGTAGACTACGGATTAGAATATGGAAAGGATGTCCTTACAATCCATAAGGATGCAATAAAACCAGGGCAAAGAGTCTTAATTACAGATGATTTACTGGCTACTGGTGGAACGATCCTTGCTACAATTCAGCTAGTAGAACAGCTGGGCGGGGTTGTTGCAGGAATTGCCTTTTTAATTGAGTTAAGTGATTTAGGTGGGCGTCATAAGCTTGAAAATCACGATATTCTAACATTAATGTCCTTTTAG
- the aspS gene encoding aspartate--tRNA ligase — translation MFGRTYFCGEVPESAIGEKVNLKGWVQRRRDLGGLIFIHLRDRTGIIQVVFNPEVSQQALEVAEKVRSEYVVDIVGTVIARDEETINPNLSTGKIEVQVETMTIINESKTPPFMIEDDVEVSEDIRLKYRYLDLRRPAMFNTLKMRHQVTKVMRDFLDGEGFLDIETPILTKSTPEGARDYLVPSRVHPGEFYALPQSPQLFKQMLMVSGVERYYQIARCFRDEDLRADRQPEFTQLDVETSFMSAEDIQTMVENMMKRIMKEVKGIDITVPFPRIPYDEAMGSYGSDKPDTRFELKLTDLSEVFQSSSFKVFAGAVSTGGQVKAINVKNGATNYSRKVIDGLTEFAARYGAKGLAWLKAEEDGLKGPIVKFFSEEELAAVNQILAVEKDDLILFVADKKKVVADALGALRVKIAKDLNLIDESKFNFLWVTDWPLLEYDEDTGRFSAAHHPFTMPVREDLELLENEPSKVRAQAYDIVLNGYELGGGSLRIFERDVQNKMFKALGFTEEEANEQFGFLLDAFDYGTPPHGGIALGLDRLVMLLTGRNNLRDTIAFPKTASASDLLTNAPSEVSPAQLLELQLASTVIK, via the coding sequence ATGTTTGGAAGAACTTATTTTTGCGGTGAAGTGCCGGAAAGTGCAATTGGAGAAAAAGTAAATTTAAAGGGCTGGGTACAAAGACGCCGTGACCTAGGTGGTTTAATTTTTATCCACTTACGTGACCGGACTGGTATCATCCAAGTGGTTTTTAACCCTGAGGTCTCACAACAGGCGTTAGAGGTAGCAGAAAAGGTCCGCAGCGAATATGTGGTAGATATCGTCGGAACTGTTATTGCAAGGGATGAAGAGACGATTAATCCAAATTTAAGTACCGGTAAAATTGAGGTACAGGTGGAAACAATGACGATCATCAATGAATCAAAAACACCACCGTTTATGATTGAAGATGATGTAGAGGTTTCAGAGGATATCCGCTTGAAATACCGTTATCTTGATTTAAGAAGACCGGCTATGTTTAATACATTAAAAATGCGTCACCAAGTGACAAAGGTCATGCGTGATTTCTTAGACGGTGAAGGCTTCCTTGATATTGAGACACCGATTTTAACGAAAAGCACACCGGAGGGTGCGAGAGATTATCTTGTCCCAAGCCGTGTACATCCGGGTGAGTTCTATGCATTGCCACAATCACCGCAGCTATTTAAACAGATGCTAATGGTTAGTGGTGTGGAGCGTTACTACCAAATTGCCCGCTGTTTCCGTGATGAGGACCTGCGTGCAGACCGTCAGCCTGAATTTACACAATTGGATGTTGAGACTAGCTTTATGAGTGCTGAGGATATCCAAACAATGGTTGAAAATATGATGAAACGCATAATGAAGGAAGTAAAAGGCATTGATATTACAGTCCCATTCCCGCGTATTCCATATGATGAAGCAATGGGAAGCTATGGTTCTGATAAGCCGGACACTAGATTTGAGCTTAAGCTGACAGACCTGTCTGAGGTTTTCCAAAGCTCGAGCTTCAAAGTGTTTGCGGGAGCTGTATCGACTGGCGGACAGGTAAAAGCCATTAATGTGAAAAATGGGGCAACAAACTATTCAAGAAAAGTTATAGATGGTTTAACTGAATTTGCGGCGCGCTATGGGGCTAAAGGTCTTGCATGGCTCAAAGCCGAAGAAGACGGCTTAAAGGGACCGATTGTTAAGTTCTTCAGTGAAGAGGAATTAGCAGCTGTAAATCAAATCCTTGCCGTTGAAAAGGATGATTTAATTCTATTTGTTGCAGATAAGAAGAAGGTTGTTGCAGATGCTCTTGGCGCATTGAGAGTAAAAATCGCAAAAGATCTTAACTTAATAGACGAAAGTAAATTTAACTTCCTATGGGTTACAGATTGGCCATTACTTGAGTATGATGAGGACACTGGTCGTTTTTCTGCAGCACACCATCCGTTTACGATGCCTGTTCGTGAGGATCTTGAGCTGCTTGAAAATGAGCCAAGTAAAGTACGTGCCCAAGCCTATGATATTGTCTTAAATGGCTATGAGCTTGGCGGTGGATCACTTCGAATTTTCGAAAGAGATGTCCAGAATAAAATGTTCAAGGCTTTAGGATTTACAGAGGAAGAAGCAAACGAACAATTCGGATTTCTACTTGATGCATTTGATTATGGTACACCTCCGCATGGCGGAATTGCATTGGGTCTCGATCGTCTTGTCATGCTATTAACAGGCAGAAATAATCTGCGCGATACCATTGCATTCCCTAAAACAGCCAGTGCAAGTGATTTATTGACCAATGCGCCTTCTGAAGTAAGTCCGGCGCAATTACTTGAATTACAGCTTGCTTCAACTGTCATAAAGTAA
- a CDS encoding N-acetylmuramoyl-L-alanine amidase produces MQTKRKLIILICIALCLPWLQSIAKAEAAATTITISTDDLNVRSGPGLEYNVISTLAKGKVYSVLQEEGEWIQIQLTNDTKGWVANYLVTKNDKEESSITPEKKKEDSAKTGLITVNSLNFRVSPALDAAIIGKLDQGTIVEIRSERNDWVEIQFAGQIGWVSEDYVQFTEIEQKEHTESNNVELEATALTILHNGTNIRKNPNTQSTILERANKGDTFNVKGFANDWYEIQLTDGQVGYVASWVVKPQNEVVTEPISNEPANQDWAHYLKNKKIVIDPGHGGRDNGTTGTRGTLEKELTLETARNLYEKLKAAGADVTLTRQRDKYLNLPYRVNVAYEQNADAFISIHYDSSKDHSVRGLTTYYYYPWQKELAVNIHSALIEETDMKDRGSRFGDYYVIRENNKKAVLIELGYLSNPTEELHVQSNQYQESAATGIFEGLARYFKER; encoded by the coding sequence ATGCAAACAAAAAGGAAATTAATCATTCTCATCTGTATCGCTCTCTGTCTTCCATGGCTTCAATCAATAGCTAAAGCAGAGGCAGCAGCGACAACCATCACCATTTCGACTGATGATTTGAATGTTAGGAGTGGTCCTGGCCTTGAATATAACGTGATTAGCACCTTGGCGAAAGGAAAGGTGTATTCCGTTTTGCAGGAGGAAGGTGAATGGATACAAATCCAGTTGACAAATGATACCAAAGGATGGGTTGCAAACTACCTTGTTACAAAAAATGATAAGGAAGAATCATCCATCACGCCTGAGAAAAAGAAAGAGGATTCAGCTAAAACCGGACTCATTACTGTAAATTCATTAAATTTTCGTGTATCCCCTGCATTGGATGCAGCCATTATCGGAAAGCTTGATCAAGGGACAATCGTTGAGATAAGGTCAGAACGAAATGATTGGGTTGAAATTCAATTTGCTGGCCAAATCGGGTGGGTTTCCGAAGATTATGTTCAATTCACAGAAATTGAACAAAAAGAACATACAGAAAGTAACAATGTCGAGCTTGAAGCGACAGCCTTAACGATTTTACATAACGGAACCAATATTAGGAAAAACCCCAATACACAATCAACCATCCTTGAGCGAGCAAATAAGGGAGATACCTTTAACGTGAAAGGCTTTGCCAATGACTGGTATGAAATTCAATTAACAGACGGTCAAGTTGGTTATGTGGCTAGCTGGGTAGTGAAACCACAAAATGAAGTGGTAACAGAACCAATCAGCAATGAACCAGCCAACCAAGACTGGGCTCATTATTTAAAAAATAAAAAAATTGTCATCGATCCAGGTCATGGTGGTAGAGATAATGGAACAACCGGTACAAGAGGTACATTGGAAAAGGAGCTAACGCTTGAAACCGCTCGTAATCTTTATGAGAAGCTAAAAGCAGCTGGGGCAGATGTAACCTTAACTAGACAGCGTGATAAATATCTGAATCTGCCTTATCGGGTTAATGTGGCATATGAGCAAAATGCAGATGCTTTTATCAGCATCCACTATGACAGCAGTAAAGATCATAGTGTCCGAGGCTTAACTACCTACTATTATTATCCATGGCAGAAAGAGCTGGCTGTGAATATCCACTCTGCTCTTATTGAAGAAACTGATATGAAGGACCGTGGTTCACGCTTTGGCGACTACTACGTGATTCGTGAAAATAATAAAAAGGCCGTCCTGATAGAATTAGGATATTTAAGCAATCCAACTGAAGAATTACACGTCCAATCCAACCAGTATCAAGAATCAGCAGCCACCGGAATCTTTGAAGGCTTGGCCCGCTATTTTAAAGAAAGATAA
- the dtd gene encoding D-aminoacyl-tRNA deacylase — protein sequence MRIVVQRSKEACVKVNEQVVGKIDKGLVLLVGVTHDDTEEAAAYLADKIVNLRIFEDENDKMNLSLLDKGGSILSVSQFTLYGDCRKGRRPNFMEAARPDHALAIYTRFNELLKEKGVAVETGEFGAMMDVSLINDGPVTLIMES from the coding sequence ATGCGAATTGTTGTACAAAGAAGTAAGGAAGCCTGTGTAAAGGTAAATGAACAGGTAGTCGGGAAAATTGACAAAGGACTTGTGCTCCTTGTAGGTGTTACACATGATGATACAGAAGAAGCAGCCGCTTATTTAGCAGATAAAATTGTTAATCTGCGAATATTTGAGGATGAAAACGATAAAATGAATCTTTCATTATTAGATAAGGGCGGCAGTATTTTGTCCGTGTCACAGTTTACCCTATACGGCGACTGCCGTAAGGGAAGAAGACCGAATTTTATGGAGGCAGCTAGGCCAGATCACGCCTTGGCCATTTATACTCGTTTTAACGAGCTGTTAAAGGAAAAGGGAGTGGCGGTTGAAACGGGAGAGTTTGGTGCCATGATGGATGTATCTCTTATCAATGATGGACCAGTTACTTTAATAATGGAAAGCTAA
- the hisS gene encoding histidine--tRNA ligase codes for MSIQIPRGTQDILPGEVEKWQLIEKKARELCERFQYREIRTPIFEHTELFTRGVGETTDVVQKEMYTFEDRGGRSLTLRPEGTASTVRSFVEHKMYGDPNQPIKLYYTGPMFRYERPQAGRFRQFVQFGVEALGSKDPAIDAEVIALAMSIYNSLGLKKLKLIINSLGDKESRLAHRQALIQHFEPRIGEFCQDCQNRLQKNPMRILDCKQDREHELMKSAPSIIDYLNEESKGYFEKVQQYLTALDIPFTVDPNLVRGLDYYNHTAFEIMSDAEGFGAITTLCGGGRYNGLTEEIGGPETPGIGFAFSIERFLAALKAEAVELPINKGIDCFLVSLGEEAKDYTVGLLQKLRLAGFSVERDYLDRKIKAQMKAADRLNAKFVAILGENELQENRILVKRMETGEQWEMDLSHFVEKFKEIQQ; via the coding sequence ATGTCCATCCAGATACCTAGAGGAACTCAGGATATACTGCCGGGTGAAGTAGAAAAATGGCAGCTAATTGAAAAAAAAGCACGTGAGCTTTGTGAGAGGTTTCAATATAGAGAAATTCGAACTCCTATTTTTGAGCACACGGAGCTTTTTACTAGAGGAGTCGGAGAAACGACAGATGTTGTTCAGAAGGAAATGTATACTTTTGAGGATCGTGGTGGTCGTAGTTTGACACTACGCCCAGAAGGAACGGCTTCAACTGTCCGTTCTTTCGTAGAGCATAAAATGTATGGTGACCCAAATCAACCGATTAAGCTTTATTACACGGGACCTATGTTTCGTTATGAAAGACCACAGGCTGGACGCTTCCGCCAGTTTGTCCAGTTCGGGGTTGAAGCACTTGGAAGTAAGGATCCAGCCATCGATGCAGAGGTCATTGCTCTGGCGATGTCTATCTATAACAGTCTCGGTCTAAAAAAATTAAAGCTGATTATTAACAGCCTGGGCGATAAAGAAAGTCGTCTTGCACACCGCCAGGCCCTTATCCAGCATTTTGAGCCGCGCATCGGAGAGTTTTGCCAGGATTGTCAAAATCGTCTTCAAAAAAATCCAATGCGGATTCTTGATTGTAAACAAGACCGTGAGCATGAGCTAATGAAATCGGCTCCTTCTATCATTGATTACTTAAATGAGGAGTCAAAGGGGTATTTTGAGAAGGTACAGCAGTATTTGACTGCTTTGGATATCCCCTTTACGGTGGATCCTAACTTAGTTAGAGGACTTGATTATTATAATCATACAGCATTTGAAATTATGAGTGATGCAGAGGGCTTTGGTGCTATTACCACTCTTTGTGGTGGCGGGCGCTACAACGGCCTGACAGAGGAAATCGGTGGTCCTGAAACACCGGGAATTGGCTTTGCCTTCAGTATTGAGCGCTTCCTAGCTGCCTTGAAAGCAGAAGCAGTAGAGCTTCCTATTAATAAAGGTATTGATTGCTTCCTTGTGTCTTTAGGTGAAGAAGCAAAGGATTATACAGTAGGACTATTGCAAAAGCTTCGCTTAGCGGGCTTCTCAGTGGAGCGGGATTATTTAGACCGTAAAATAAAAGCACAAATGAAGGCGGCTGACCGTTTAAATGCGAAATTTGTTGCGATATTAGGTGAAAACGAGCTGCAGGAAAACCGTATTCTGGTGAAAAGAATGGAAACTGGTGAACAGTGGGAAATGGATTTAAGTCATTTTGTAGAAAAATTTAAAGAAATCCAGCAATAG
- the recJ gene encoding single-stranded-DNA-specific exonuclease RecJ, producing the protein MLNSKTRWIVRNSNNDKVTQLVDEMNVTPLVASLLVNRGLEDPEEARAFLFSEKQEFHDPFLFLDMDKAVNRIKQAIESGEAIMIFGDYDADGVTSTTIMMKTLEELGANVQFYIPNRFTEGYGPNEGAFRYAHEIGISLIITVDTGIAALNEASVAKELGMDLIITDHHEPGPELPDAYAIIHPKREGSPYPFQELCGAGVAFKLAHALFGKLPQHLLQYAAIGTIADLVPLKDENRLITQKGLNIIRNTDSVGLKALFKLAGVEAAATNEETIGFSIAPRINAAGRLDSADPAVYLMLTEDPIEAESLAEDIEQLNKDRKELVNSIAAEAIQMVEEQFPIEENSFLIVGKSGWNAGVIGIVASKLVEKYYRPTIVLSYDVEKGLAKGSARSIAGFDLFKNLSTCRDILPHFGGHTSAAGMTLNMSDVEELRRRLNQLANEQLSEEDLIPITYIDTEVSVQDIHITSIEEMNLLAPYGMDNPKPKVLIKEAKIGSIRKIGSEQNHLKLTLEHEGMALDGVGFGLGEVCDHISPASQLSVIGELSINEWNNRKKPQIFLQDLAVSSWQLFDYRGAKKIIGIADSLPPEETKWIVFRQDYAMRLQKTIADGDVLFISSVTEAEEARLDHCHVVLVDLPPSKEILYRLLSGKKVARIYAHLFKAESDFFSTIPTREDFKWFYALIAKKGPFDLKKNGDAIAKHRGWTRETIDFMSQVFFELEFVTMKNGLIALNKDAGKRDLADSQTYQQKLAQYELEKELLYSSFQQLKDWFDQLIHETVKLEEAL; encoded by the coding sequence ATGTTAAATTCAAAGACTCGTTGGATTGTTCGAAATTCAAATAATGATAAAGTCACCCAGCTGGTGGACGAGATGAATGTGACGCCACTGGTTGCATCGCTACTTGTGAACAGAGGACTGGAAGATCCTGAGGAAGCAAGGGCTTTTTTATTTAGCGAAAAACAGGAATTTCATGATCCATTTCTTTTTTTAGATATGGACAAGGCCGTGAATAGAATTAAACAGGCGATAGAATCAGGCGAAGCCATCATGATTTTTGGCGATTATGATGCCGACGGTGTTACGAGTACAACCATTATGATGAAGACGCTTGAAGAGCTTGGAGCCAATGTGCAATTTTACATACCAAACCGTTTCACGGAAGGCTATGGACCGAATGAAGGTGCCTTCAGGTATGCACATGAAATTGGAATTAGTCTGATTATTACGGTTGATACCGGAATAGCTGCCCTTAACGAAGCAAGTGTGGCAAAGGAGCTTGGTATGGATTTAATCATTACCGATCACCATGAGCCCGGACCGGAGCTACCTGATGCATACGCCATCATCCATCCGAAAAGAGAGGGGAGCCCGTATCCCTTTCAGGAGCTTTGCGGAGCGGGTGTTGCCTTTAAGCTAGCACATGCATTATTTGGCAAGCTTCCTCAGCATTTATTACAGTATGCTGCAATCGGAACCATTGCCGATTTAGTTCCATTAAAGGATGAAAATAGACTAATTACCCAAAAGGGTTTGAACATAATAAGAAATACGGATAGCGTTGGGTTAAAGGCTCTTTTTAAGTTAGCGGGTGTTGAAGCGGCGGCAACGAACGAGGAAACAATTGGTTTTTCTATTGCACCCCGTATCAATGCAGCAGGGAGACTTGATAGCGCAGATCCGGCCGTTTATTTAATGCTTACAGAGGATCCCATCGAAGCGGAAAGCTTAGCTGAGGATATTGAGCAGTTGAATAAGGATCGGAAGGAACTGGTAAACAGCATTGCAGCAGAAGCTATACAGATGGTAGAGGAGCAATTCCCAATTGAGGAGAACAGCTTCCTAATCGTTGGAAAATCTGGCTGGAACGCAGGGGTCATTGGAATTGTGGCATCAAAGCTGGTTGAGAAATATTACAGACCGACAATCGTATTAAGCTATGATGTGGAAAAGGGTCTTGCAAAAGGTTCGGCTAGAAGTATTGCTGGATTTGACCTTTTTAAAAACCTGTCCACCTGTCGTGATATTCTGCCGCATTTTGGCGGACATACTAGTGCTGCAGGGATGACCTTAAATATGAGTGATGTCGAGGAGCTACGCCGCCGTTTAAATCAGCTTGCGAACGAGCAATTGTCTGAAGAGGATTTAATCCCTATCACCTATATTGATACCGAGGTGTCTGTTCAGGATATCCATATTACCTCGATTGAGGAAATGAATCTATTAGCACCATACGGCATGGATAACCCAAAGCCTAAGGTGCTGATAAAGGAAGCAAAGATTGGCAGTATCCGAAAGATCGGTTCAGAGCAAAATCATTTAAAATTAACCCTGGAGCATGAAGGGATGGCACTAGATGGTGTAGGCTTTGGTCTTGGCGAAGTGTGCGATCATATTTCCCCGGCTTCACAGCTGTCGGTGATTGGAGAGCTTTCGATTAATGAATGGAATAATCGTAAAAAACCGCAAATCTTCCTGCAGGACTTGGCTGTATCCTCCTGGCAGCTGTTCGATTATCGAGGTGCGAAAAAAATCATAGGGATTGCTGACAGTCTGCCACCTGAAGAAACAAAATGGATTGTTTTCCGACAGGACTATGCGATGAGATTGCAAAAAACCATTGCAGACGGTGATGTACTGTTTATTTCTTCCGTTACAGAAGCAGAAGAAGCTAGGCTTGACCATTGTCATGTGGTGCTGGTCGATTTACCGCCTTCAAAGGAAATCCTTTACCGGCTTCTATCAGGAAAAAAAGTGGCTCGAATTTATGCCCACTTATTTAAAGCTGAAAGTGATTTCTTCTCAACCATCCCAACCCGTGAGGATTTCAAATGGTTTTATGCATTAATTGCTAAAAAGGGTCCGTTTGATTTAAAAAAGAATGGTGATGCGATTGCTAAGCATCGAGGCTGGACAAGAGAAACCATTGATTTTATGTCACAGGTGTTTTTTGAACTTGAATTTGTTACAATGAAAAATGGACTGATTGCGTTGAATAAGGATGCTGGGAAGCGGGATTTAGCCGATTCCCAAACGTATCAGCAAAAGCTGGCTCAATATGAGCTTGAAAAGGAATTGTTATATTCATCGTTTCAACAGCTAAAAGACTGGTTTGACCAGTTGATTCATGAAACGGTGAAATTAGAGGAGGCACTTTAG